A single genomic interval of Ruminococcus sp. NK3A76 harbors:
- a CDS encoding VTT domain-containing protein: protein MDKEQKTARRRRIVRIMSLALFLGLIAFVTVLIYPYTKEMKSASGREQIIEMFDKFDTFWSIVLFIVIQAVQVIIAVIPPVQIVGGMMFGWLFGAVFSFAGIMLGTFVIFVLVRFLGQPLVEAFVDNKHLEKFSFLHDEEKLIRVLIVLYLIPGVPKDVISYIVPLTKVDKRDFFMYVMPFRIPAVLMSTVFGHSIMTGSYVLTFVLIGVFILMAVLGFIFRERIISCFRSRKHHSDQ, encoded by the coding sequence ATGGACAAAGAACAAAAAACGGCAAGGAGAAGGCGGATAGTCAGGATCATGAGCCTTGCGTTGTTTTTGGGGCTTATCGCTTTTGTGACCGTTCTCATTTACCCCTATACCAAGGAAATGAAGTCTGCCTCGGGCAGAGAGCAGATCATCGAGATGTTTGATAAGTTCGATACCTTCTGGAGCATCGTGCTGTTTATAGTTATCCAGGCAGTCCAGGTCATCATAGCTGTTATACCGCCTGTACAGATAGTCGGCGGCATGATGTTCGGCTGGCTGTTCGGTGCGGTATTCTCTTTTGCAGGTATCATGCTCGGCACATTCGTGATCTTCGTGCTCGTGCGCTTTCTCGGGCAGCCGCTCGTCGAGGCGTTTGTGGATAATAAGCATCTGGAGAAATTCAGCTTCCTCCACGATGAGGAAAAGCTCATAAGGGTGCTGATAGTGCTCTATCTTATCCCCGGTGTGCCGAAGGACGTGATCTCGTATATAGTTCCCCTGACAAAGGTCGATAAGCGTGATTTCTTTATGTATGTCATGCCGTTTCGTATACCGGCAGTGCTTATGTCAACCGTCTTCGGGCACAGTATCATGACAGGCAGCTATGTGCTGACCTTCGTGCTCATAGGCGTGTTCATACTGATGGCGGTGCTCGGCTTTATTTTCAGGGAAAGGATCATCTCATGCTTTCGTTCAAGAAAGCATCACAGCGATCAATAA
- a CDS encoding FprA family A-type flavoprotein, with product MANFKITDSVTYVGVDDKDIDLFESQYDVPNGMAYNSYIIFDEKIAVMDTVDARKTDEWLANVEAALDGKTPDYLVVDHVEPDHSGSFMAIVEKYPDMKVVGNVKTFMFLSQFFENMDIDDRKVVVADGDELSLGSHDLKFIFAAMIHWPEVMVTFEQSEGILFAADAFGKFGALDTDEDWACEARRYYFNIVGKYGLQVQGLLKKAAALDIKKILPLHGPVLTENLGYYIDKYQTWSSYTPEDKGITIAYASIHGNTAKAAKELADMLEKKGAEKVSLFDLSRDDVAEAVEDAFRYDRLVLMSSSYDSGVFPAMEYFLVKLKAKTYRKRTIAIVENGSWAPSAGRVIKSYVDQFKDIDLIEPMVTIRSSLTAQSREQLEKLADKLVNA from the coding sequence ATGGCTAATTTCAAAATAACAGATTCTGTGACCTATGTAGGTGTCGATGATAAGGATATCGACCTTTTCGAGAGCCAGTATGACGTGCCTAACGGTATGGCATATAACTCATATATCATCTTCGATGAGAAGATAGCAGTAATGGATACCGTAGACGCAAGAAAGACTGATGAATGGCTCGCAAATGTCGAAGCAGCCCTTGACGGCAAGACCCCTGACTACCTTGTTGTAGACCATGTCGAGCCTGACCATTCGGGCAGCTTTATGGCTATCGTTGAGAAATACCCCGATATGAAGGTGGTAGGCAATGTCAAGACCTTCATGTTCCTTTCGCAGTTCTTTGAGAATATGGACATTGACGACAGAAAGGTAGTAGTAGCTGACGGTGACGAGCTGAGCCTTGGCTCGCATGACCTTAAATTCATCTTCGCTGCTATGATACACTGGCCTGAGGTAATGGTGACATTCGAGCAGAGCGAGGGCATACTCTTTGCAGCTGATGCTTTCGGTAAGTTCGGCGCTCTTGATACTGATGAGGACTGGGCTTGCGAGGCAAGAAGATACTACTTCAATATCGTCGGCAAATACGGTCTTCAGGTGCAGGGTCTTCTCAAAAAGGCAGCAGCTCTTGATATAAAGAAGATACTCCCTCTACACGGCCCTGTACTTACAGAGAACCTCGGCTATTATATAGACAAGTATCAGACATGGTCGTCATATACCCCTGAGGATAAGGGCATCACTATAGCTTACGCTTCTATCCACGGCAATACAGCCAAGGCGGCAAAGGAGCTTGCTGATATGCTGGAGAAGAAGGGTGCTGAGAAGGTGTCTCTCTTTGACCTTTCAAGAGACGACGTGGCAGAGGCGGTTGAAGACGCATTCAGATACGACAGGCTCGTGCTTATGTCTTCCTCATACGATTCGGGCGTTTTCCCGGCTATGGAGTATTTCCTTGTCAAGCTCAAGGCCAAGACCTACAGAAAGCGTACTATCGCTATAGTCGAGAACGGCTCGTGGGCTCCCTCGGCAGGCAGAGTCATCAAGTCGTATGTTGACCAGTTCAAGGATATCGACCTTATCGAGCCTATGGTGACTATCAGGTCATCGCTTACAGCCCAGTCAAGAGAACAGCTTGAAAAGCTCGCAGACAAGCTCGTGAACGCCTGA